Below is a genomic region from Neisseria zoodegmatis.
CAACAGATGGGCATGCACCATATGGACATGCTCGGCGGCACGGATATTCAGGTTCAAGCGCAAGAAGCCGCCGAATTGTGCGGCGGGTTGAATGCTTTTTTGGAAGATGACGGCTGGCGTTTTTATACTCTGCGACCCGACTTATGGCTGGTTACGCTGCCCTCTCCCCCGCTGTGGCAGGCGGAACCGGTGTTGGACGTGCTCGGCCAAATAGACGGCACGGTACGCGCAGAAGGTGCAGGCAGCGGCGCTTGGCTTCAAAAGCAAACCGAAATTCAAATGTGGCTGCACACCCATCCGATCAACGCGGCGCGTGTTGCCGCCAAAACACCGGCCATCAACGGAGTATGGATGTGGCAAGACATCGAAGGCGGCCAAACCAACCCGCCTTTGCTGGCTTGCGACAGCCCGTGGGCGCAGTTTTATCCGGGCAAAACCGTAGATGCGCCCTACGACTTCGCGGCTTGGGAAAGCATGAGACAGGAAACCGGCTCTATGGTTTCAGACGGCCTGATATTTTTAGACGACTTGCTGGTTACGCGCCACACCGCCGACGTGTGGGCTTATAAAGAAATACTGGAAAAATGGGAACACTGCTGGTTTGAGCCGCTGTGGCAGGCTTTGCAAGAAGGCCGTCTGAAAGAATTAAACATCATCACCGACGGCGAGCATGGAGGCCGTCTGAACATTAAATCCAAAGCAAGTCGGGCGTTTTGGAAAAGGAAAAAAACGTTTGCCGGACAGCTCAAATAGCCTGATGAGGCCGTCTGAAAATAATCCGACACCTCCAACCCAATAAACAAGCGGCCCGCAGGCCGCTGTTTGATTTTGCCTTACGGCATCTTGATAAAAGTATCGCGATAATAACGCATCTCTTCGATGCTTTCCAAAATATCGTCCAAAGCCTGATGCGAACCTTTCTTCACCACACCTTTATACACGGCCGGATTCCAGCGGCGCGCCAGCTCTTTCAGCGTGGACACGTCTAAATTGCGGTAATGGAAATAGGCTTCCAATTTAGGCATATACCGCACCATAAAACGGCGGTCTTGATGAATGGTGTTGCCGCACATCGGCGTGGTTTTCTCGGGAATCCACTGCGCCATAAAATCCAATAATTTCCGCTCCACTTCCGCTTCGGTGTATTGCGATTCGCGGACGCGCCGGGTCAAACCGGTGCGGGCGTGGGTGGCGGTGTTCCACTCGTCCATATTGTTCAAAATATCATCGCTTTGATGAACGGCATACACTTCCGACTGAGCCAGCACGTTTAAATCTTGGTCGGTGATAATCATCGCCACTTCGATGATTTTGTCGGTTTCGGGGTTCAGCCCGGTCATTTCCATATCGAGCCAGCACAGATGGTTTGCGTTTTGGGTCATTTTTCAGACGGCCTTTACATTAAAAATTTCAAACAGCAGCCATTATAAAGGATTTCAAACGGGCAAGGCCGTCTGAAAAACAGCAGGCTTACCAAGCCGTTTATAAATCGAAATCGTTGGAAAAATATTTCGGCATCTCCACCACATCAATTTTGTAACCCTTCAAGGTTTGGTAGTTGAAAAACACAAATTCATGGTTATCGCGGATTTTTTCGCCCATGATGTACACGTCACTGCTGCTGGCCAAAATGTAGTAAGGCTTGTTTTCAAACACCATTTTGTCGTAGGTAGTACGGAAATAAGGCCGCGTGTATCCGATACAGAAAGCAAGTGCGGTGAAATAAAGAAAAATGAAGGCGGTAAAAAACGGAGAATATTGTTCTTCATTACGAATCAGCGACATATCCATTTGAAAACGGTTGCCGATGCGGTGAAAAACGGCTGAAAACAATAAAGAAACGCCCAAGTAAGCCAATAAAATTTTCAAAGGCATATACCCGAGCAACAGATAACACTCCACCGCAATCGGGAAAAACAGCACATTGAGCAATACAAAAATCCTTAAGAAACCGATATGCTCAAACCAACTGCTTTTCTTTACCGCCCTCAGCAGCAGGTAGCCGATACCGTAACCTACCGCCAACACCAGCGACGTAATGCACACATAAGCCAAGCTGCGGGCAACATTATCCGGCCCTTTGGATACATGCCACCACGGATAACCATGAAAAAGCGCCTGCCCCCAGCCGTAGCAATATGCAGTTGCCCAACTGGTTATCCCCACGAAAGCCATTGAAACAGACGAATTGATGATTTTGTTTAAGCTGCGAATCATTCTGCAATAGCGATAAATCGGAAAATAGTTTTATGTAATATTATTACAATCCAAACAAACGCTCAAATCTTACTTACGATTTTTTGGATAAATATTGATATAAATCTAATTTGAGTAGAAAGCTTATACAGGCTGAGACCTTTGCAAAACCCTCAGATGTGGATGCAGTTCAAGGCGTAGCAGCGCAGCGAGTGCAGACATATCATATAGATAGGCAAACGAGCGGGCAGCGCACAACGTAGAAATGCGCCGCAGATGGGGGTTTTGCAAAGGTCTCAGGCTAATAATCCGACCGGGCAATATCCACCCGATAACACAAACGGCAGAACGCTGTTAGAGCATTCTGCCGTTTTACTAAGCAAAGGTTTTGTCGAATAGAAAATAGAAATTATCTTCTCGAACCGCCTACACCGACTTCACCGCCCGGATGGTAAACCACACCGCCGATTTCCTCGGCATTCGGGCCAAAGAAGGTTAAGCTGTAATCACCGCGGCCTTTTTTCTGAGTATCCGCCACACCTTCGATACCTTTACCGATAACGCGGCTGCCGTCTAAGGCATTGTGATGTATCACGTTTTTAATATCGGCTTCTTTCAACGTAATCGCACCGGTTTCAGCAATGCCAGTAACGCTGCCACTACCCTTGCGGCTGTTGAAGTCAACCTCATAATTCAGACGGCCTACACTCGTATCGCTAAACGCTTGGCCGCTGTAAGTAAACTTACCTGAATCAGGTAAAGTTTGCGTAATATCGCCTTTGATCAGGCCGACTTTCATCGGGTCTTGTATGATCACTTCCTTACCATCATCATCTTTTGCGATAACACGTTTGGGGCCTAAATAACCTGCAATAATGGAATGTTTTTGGCGGTAGGCACGCACGGATCCGTTGTTGGCTGTCGGAATATTGCTGAACGCAGACATGGCAAAGTCATCCAACACAATTTTTTTACCACCTGCATGGGTATGGCCGTTGATGGTCACGGTATAGGGTGGCTGGACAGGAGCCGCGGCAGCAGAACGGAAGGCTGTGGGTTGTGCAGCAGTGTTTGCTTGCGTACCTTTTACTGCAATAGGTTGGGCATCTGATTGGGACGATGATTCCATCGTTACCGTATTAGAAGTTGTGGTGGAAGTAGATTCGACCGAAGGTTTGTCGCCCCCGCCGCCACATGCGGAAAGTGCCAGTAAAACTAAAGCTGAAAGTGCAATATTTGCTTGTTTGTTATTGATTTTTTTTCCTCTGAATGTGAAGTCCTTCATGTACATATAAACCTTTATAGTGATGACAAGGGTTCGCATCATATAGGCTCGCAAAGCAGTTTTCAACCGTCTGTATAAAAAAACAACCGAATATCTTTAAGTTTTGTTTAGCCGCTCATCATAAAAAAGCGCAGCACCGAAAAGCCGAGATGCCGCGAAAAGCTTACTTATACAGATACTACCACTTGTTTTACTATTTTTTATGTTTCATTACTCACCTTAAAAAGCACCGTTAACAAACTTGCCAAAAACGCCACACTTATAATATAACAACCGCCTGATCCTATTTTTCAGACGGCCCATCTATGAAAAAAGACCACCTCAACACCCCCGATTTCGATTTATGGCAGGCCATCCGTTTGGAAACGGAAGAAGCCGTTGAAGCCGAACCGCTGCTGGCAAGCTTTCTGCACCAAACCGTTCTGCGCCATTCCTCGCTGGACTCCGTGCTGGCCTACCATCTGTCGAGCAAACTTTCCAGCCCGATTATGGACGCCCGCGCTCTGTTTGAAATGTATCAGCAGGCGCTGTGCTGCGATACCGACATCATTGAAGCCGTGAAACTCGACCTACTTGCCTGCTACGAGCGCGACCCGGCGTGTGACGAATATTCGCTACCGCTGCTCTATTTCAAAGGCTTTCACGCGATACAGGCCCACCGCATCAATCATTGGCTGTATGAACACGGACGCAAAACGTTGGCTTATTTTCTGCAGAACCGCTCTTCGGAAGTGTTCGGCGTCGATATCCACCCTGCTGCGCGTTTCGGCCACGGCTTGATGCTTGACCACGCCACCGGCTTTGTTGCCGGTGAAACTGCCGTGCTCGGCAACAATATTTCCATTTTGCACGGCGTAACGCTGGGCGGTTCGGGTAAGGAAAGCGGCGACCGCCATCCGAAAGTGGGCGACGGCGTGATGATCGGTGCCAATGCTTCGATTTTGGGTAATATCCGTATCGGCGAAAATGCCAAAGTCGGCGCGGGCAGCGTGGTGGTAGCCGATGTGCCGCCGCACACCACCGTGGTAGGCGTACCCGCCAAGCAAACGGGCAAGGCAGTCAAGAATCCTGCCGGCGAAATGGATCAAAGTATGGGATTTATGATTTAACGCACTTTGCTTTGTTGATTCATATTCTATTTCTATCCCCAAAATTTCAAATCAGATAGGCTGAGACCTTTGCAAAACCCTCAGATGTGGATGCAGTTCAAGGCGTAGCAGCGCAGCGAGTGCAGACATATCATATAGATAGGCAAACGAGCGGGCAGCGCACAACGCAGAAATGCGCCGCAGATGGGGGTTTTGCAAAGGTCTCTGGCTGCTGTCGGCAACACAATCCGGCTGAGCCTGTCTTTTTTAAGGCCTTTCCACCTTTCTTCTCCGACATCTTTCGAATTAACACAAATTAACATTTTAACCCTGTATTCTTTACCCAAAGGCCGTCTGAAAAAGGCCGGTACAACAACACACAAACTGAAATC
It encodes:
- a CDS encoding lipoprotein signal peptidase, with translation MQNPHLRRISALCAARSFAYLYDMSALAALLRLELHPHLRVLQRSQPI
- the orn gene encoding oligoribonuclease, with the translated sequence MTQNANHLCWLDMEMTGLNPETDKIIEVAMIITDQDLNVLAQSEVYAVHQSDDILNNMDEWNTATHARTGLTRRVRESQYTEAEVERKLLDFMAQWIPEKTTPMCGNTIHQDRRFMVRYMPKLEAYFHYRNLDVSTLKELARRWNPAVYKGVVKKGSHQALDDILESIEEMRYYRDTFIKMP
- a CDS encoding lipoprotein signal peptidase — its product is MGWILPGRIISLRPLQNPHLRRISTLCAARSFAYLYDMSALAALLRLELHPHLRVLQRSQPV
- the cysE gene encoding serine O-acetyltransferase, producing MKKDHLNTPDFDLWQAIRLETEEAVEAEPLLASFLHQTVLRHSSLDSVLAYHLSSKLSSPIMDARALFEMYQQALCCDTDIIEAVKLDLLACYERDPACDEYSLPLLYFKGFHAIQAHRINHWLYEHGRKTLAYFLQNRSSEVFGVDIHPAARFGHGLMLDHATGFVAGETAVLGNNISILHGVTLGGSGKESGDRHPKVGDGVMIGANASILGNIRIGENAKVGAGSVVVADVPPHTTVVGVPAKQTGKAVKNPAGEMDQSMGFMI
- a CDS encoding Slam-dependent surface lipoprotein; translation: MKDFTFRGKKINNKQANIALSALVLLALSACGGGGDKPSVESTSTTTSNTVTMESSSQSDAQPIAVKGTQANTAAQPTAFRSAAAAPVQPPYTVTINGHTHAGGKKIVLDDFAMSAFSNIPTANNGSVRAYRQKHSIIAGYLGPKRVIAKDDDGKEVIIQDPMKVGLIKGDITQTLPDSGKFTYSGQAFSDTSVGRLNYEVDFNSRKGSGSVTGIAETGAITLKEADIKNVIHHNALDGSRVIGKGIEGVADTQKKGRGDYSLTFFGPNAEEIGGVVYHPGGEVGVGGSRR